The following proteins are co-located in the Spirosoma montaniterrae genome:
- a CDS encoding RagB/SusD family nutrient uptake outer membrane protein → MKLNYITTCLFALTLTSCEKDFLTVTPETALSSATFFTKEADFQQAVNGAYVPLRPIFNSWAWILGEMHSDNTYYARNVLFGAVENTQNIADFAVPKSNGVTPNNPVLQQFRLDYQIIARTNEVLSRIDKVTFSSADLKNNLKGQALFLRSFAYFELVRYFGRVPIHLEPATGRTDAAKPLATVEEVYALIVKDVSEAIPLLPNKAKQEPGRVTSGAAKTLLANVYMHQKKWAEAEALMRDVVTNDTYRLMPDYNEAFSFTSANKNNAESVFEVQYLEGPAGFNGNQIYLFVPAPITAAELAPITGTSNPQPLSQENNNIPTPDIIAAYEPGDKRKDISIGSVVLSQSLRDNKTYPYIKKYARPHAQHQNTGQNWPVYRYAEVLLFLAEAQMEQGKLGEAITYLNQVRTRAGLAPATASTQAALRNAIYQERRVELAFENKRWFDLVRTGRVNEVISAYGARVKANPQAYYFPAGAVPPPNAFTNLDIYYPLPAVESDLSPFF, encoded by the coding sequence ATGAAACTTAACTATATAACTACCTGCCTGTTCGCGCTGACACTGACCAGTTGCGAGAAAGATTTTCTTACGGTAACTCCCGAAACCGCACTCAGTTCGGCCACGTTCTTCACCAAAGAAGCCGACTTTCAGCAGGCGGTAAACGGAGCCTACGTACCGCTTCGGCCTATTTTTAACTCATGGGCGTGGATTTTAGGCGAGATGCACTCCGACAACACCTACTATGCCCGTAATGTGTTGTTTGGGGCTGTCGAAAACACGCAAAATATAGCTGACTTTGCCGTGCCGAAATCCAATGGCGTAACGCCGAATAACCCCGTTCTTCAGCAGTTTCGGCTTGATTATCAGATTATTGCCCGAACGAATGAGGTTCTGTCCCGCATCGACAAAGTTACCTTTTCCAGTGCCGACCTCAAGAATAATCTGAAGGGGCAGGCTCTGTTTCTGCGTTCGTTTGCATACTTCGAACTGGTGCGGTATTTCGGCAGAGTGCCCATTCACCTCGAACCCGCAACGGGCCGCACCGATGCCGCCAAGCCCCTCGCGACGGTCGAGGAAGTGTATGCGCTGATTGTTAAAGACGTATCGGAGGCCATTCCATTGCTGCCCAACAAAGCTAAGCAAGAGCCGGGCCGGGTTACGTCGGGTGCTGCCAAGACCCTGCTGGCTAATGTATATATGCACCAGAAAAAGTGGGCTGAAGCCGAAGCATTGATGCGCGACGTCGTTACCAATGATACGTACCGGCTCATGCCCGATTACAACGAAGCCTTCTCGTTTACGAGTGCCAACAAAAACAACGCTGAGTCGGTGTTTGAGGTGCAGTATCTGGAAGGGCCAGCCGGTTTTAACGGCAACCAGATTTATCTGTTCGTGCCAGCTCCCATCACGGCTGCCGAACTGGCCCCTATCACGGGCACCTCGAATCCGCAGCCGCTGTCGCAGGAAAACAACAACATACCAACGCCCGACATCATTGCGGCTTACGAACCCGGCGACAAACGCAAAGATATTTCTATCGGTAGCGTAGTACTGAGCCAGAGTCTGCGCGACAACAAGACGTATCCGTATATCAAGAAATATGCCCGGCCCCATGCTCAGCACCAGAATACGGGGCAGAACTGGCCGGTATATCGCTATGCGGAGGTGCTGCTGTTTCTGGCCGAAGCGCAGATGGAGCAGGGTAAATTAGGTGAGGCCATCACGTACCTGAATCAGGTGCGGACGCGGGCCGGGCTGGCACCTGCTACCGCTTCAACGCAGGCCGCGCTACGGAACGCCATCTATCAGGAACGGCGCGTGGAACTGGCTTTTGAAAACAAACGATGGTTCGATCTGGTCAGAACAGGCCGCGTAAACGAGGTTATTTCGGCCTATGGTGCCCGCGTTAAAGCGAACCCGCAGGCGTATTATTTCCCGGCTGGGGCGGTGCCACCGCCCAATGCGTTCACCAACTTAGACATCTACTACCCGCTGCCAGCGGTAGAGTCTGACCTGTCGCCATTTTTCTAA